In the Pectinatus sottacetonis genome, TTTTGCAAATTCTGCGGTAAATCATTGCTATTGTCATTATTTTGTATTCGTTTAGCTTTTAAAATTTCTACACGGTTACTAATAGTTACAACCTCATTTAAAAAGTTACGCAATTTTGATGTATTTAATGCTGGAATTGGTCGATCCTTTCTCATCTCCATTGCCTTGTCAAAAAATTGCTTAGCTTCATCTAATATGCTTTGTGCCATTTTCTCTGCCCCCATTATCCATTTCTTTATTTTTATCACGCAATCCATATATTATAAGCAATAATGCTGTAAGCAGCTGCCTGCTGTTTTGCCAATCTTTTTCCGTAAGCCAATC is a window encoding:
- the csm2 gene encoding type III-A CRISPR-associated protein Csm2, with protein sequence MAQSILDEAKQFFDKAMEMRKDRPIPALNTSKLRNFLNEVVTISNRVEILKAKRIQNNDNSNDLPQNLQNLVDFLDVKLMYQVGREDNKGPRPLKKFYEAGNMAKRINSAKQGITEYKRFADLMEAVVALHKYHGGSDK